The Salvia splendens isolate huo1 chromosome 21, SspV2, whole genome shotgun sequence genome includes a window with the following:
- the LOC121784650 gene encoding uncharacterized protein LOC121784650: MATGGHDEWVPDAAANSSPDAPVTGDSSDYHSSFEDFLGEDEQMQAMFANTGVDDSSTQSGVNATASSGAIANASGHAPLKNKRKHKVRENDNDIVELLGKLHEDTNAHLETLALRIGYEIDFGKARAEIFRHFGNIPELTENEMYDLCDIIGKENSRLEIFTGLPDASKAGYAKRVLEKEGRI, from the coding sequence ATGGCAACTGGTGGACATGATGAATGGGTTCCTGATGCGGCGGCGAATAGTTCGCCAGATGCGCCTGTTACAGGTGACAGTAGTGATTATCATTCTAGCTTCGAAGATTTTCTAGGTGAAGACGAGCAGATGCAGGCCATGTTTGCGAATACTGGTGTTGATGACAGCAGCACGCAGAGTGGGGTGAACGCTACTGCAAGCAGTGGAGCGATAGCTAATGCAAGCGGTCACGCTCCTCTAAAAAACAAGCGCAAACACAAAGTCCGGGAGAATGATAACGACATAGTTGAGCTACTCGGAAAGCTACATGAGGACACCAACGCTCATTTGGAGACTTTGGCATTACGCATTGGGTACGAGATAGATTTTGGTAAAGCAAGGGCGGAGATCTTTCGTCATTTTGGCAACATACCAGAGCTGACCGAGAATGAAATGTATGATCTGTGCGACATCATTGGTAAGGAGAACTCCCGACTAGAGATCTTCACAGGACTCCCTGATGCTTCGAAGGCCGGATATGCGAAGCGTGTCCTGGAGAAAGAGGGTCGCATCTAG
- the LOC121784160 gene encoding cyanidin 3-O-galactoside 2''-O-xylosyltransferase FGGT1-like, whose amino-acid sequence MSNKNLKIAMYPWFAMGHLTTFLHISNKLAQKGHQIFFILPPKTQSNLIQFNLHPHLITFIPITIPHVEGLPPGTETTADVIFPMQSLLRHAMDLTEPAIKALLLHIQSEIIFFDYSHWLPALARSLGIKSVHYCTISPAAVAYLFRQEPNAEGFTRPPPGFPPSSAIRLHPAEARAVDAINNMAEFGSPMKYVERVIMASEECDAMGFKSCREMDEMYHDFLEKRFKKPVLLAGPVLPEPPNLGLEDRWVKWLDRFGPKSVIYCAFGSEARLKPELFQELLLGFEQTGLPFLAALKPPMGAETVEEVLPEDFTTRTENRGVVEGGWVQQQLILSHPAVGCFVTHCGWGSISEALVNDCQLVLMPNVGDQWINARLMGGDLRVGVEVEKGDEDGLFTKDGVVKAIKLVMDEESEIGREIRANHGKWREFMLRKGLEDSYIDEFDHKLHNLFE is encoded by the coding sequence atgtcaaacaaAAACCTAAAGATAGCAATGTACCCATGGTTTGCAATGGGACATCTCACAACATTCCTTCACATCTCCAACAAACTCGCCCAAAAAGGCCACCAAATCTTCTTCATTCTCCCTCCCAAAACTCAATCCAATCTCATCCAATTCAATCTCCACCCTCACCTCATCACATTCATCCCCATCACCATTCCTCACGTCGAAGGCCTCCCTCCGGGGACCGAGACCACAGCCGACGTCATCTTCCCAATGCAATCTCTCCTCCGCCACGCCATGGACCTCACCGAGCCCGCCATCAAGGCCCTCCTCCTCCATATCCAGTCCGAAATCATCTTCTTCGACTACTCTCACTGGCTTCCGGCGCTGGCCCGGAGCTTGGGCATCAAGTCGGTGCACTACTGCACCATCAGCCCCGCCGCCGTGGCTTACCTCTTCCGGCAGGAGCCTAACGCCGAGGGTTTCACCCGGCCGCCGCCCGGGTTCCCTCCCTCATCCGCGATCCGGCTCCACCCGGCCGAGGCGCGCGCTGTGGATGCCATCAACAACATGGCGGAGTTTGGAAGCCCGATGAAGTACGTGGAGCGAGTGATCATGGCGTCGGAGGAGTGCGATGCCATGGGGTTCAAATCTTGTAGAGAAATGGACGAAATGTATCATGATTTTCTTGAGAAGAGATTTAAAAAACCGGTTCTTTTAGCCGGTCCGGTTTTGCCCGAACCGCCCAATTTGGGTTTGGAGGACCGGTGGGTCAAATGGTTGGACCGGTTTGGGCCGAAATCCGTGATTTATTGTGCTTTTGGGAGTGAGGCTAGGTTGAAACCGGAGTTATTTCAGGAGTTGTTACTGGGATTCGAACAGACAGGCCTTCCATTTTTGGCAGCCCTGAAGCCGCCGATGGGAGCCGAGACAGTGGAGGAGGTGCTTCCCGAGGATTTTACGACTAGGACGGAAAATAGAGGAGTTGTGGAGGGTGGTTGGGTTCAACAACAGTTGATCCTGTCTCATCCCGCAGTGGGGTGCTTCGTTACACACTGCGGGTGGGGGTCGATCTCCGAGGCTTTGGTGAATGATTGTCAACTAGTGCTAATGCCGAATGTCGGCGATCAATGGATCAATGCAAGGTTGATGGGAGGAGATTTGAGAGTTGGGGTGGAGGTGGAGAAGGGAGATGAAGATGGATTGTTTACTAAAGATGGTGTGGTGAAGGCAATCAAGTTGGTGATGGATGAGGAGAGTGAGATTGGAAGGGAAATAAGGGCAAATCATGGTAAGTGGAGAGAATTCATGCTAAGGAAAGGGCTTGAGGATTCTTACATTGATGAATTTGATCATAAATTGCACAACCTTTTTGAATAG